The following are encoded in a window of Scophthalmus maximus strain ysfricsl-2021 chromosome 2, ASM2237912v1, whole genome shotgun sequence genomic DNA:
- the tmem45b gene encoding transmembrane protein 45B — MANFKGHALPGTFFLLYGFWLTVKHTLRHNWRTSKPNGRQTVPPFSKKMDYIEGGFTILASFVGIIAEQFVVDGPHARLYDTEHKAWVKLMNWQHGTMYLFFGISGMTLVTSTKSKLVPPGVDRLALALALFVEGFLFYYHVHSRPPLDAHIHSLLLVAVFGGSASNMLEVFVRDNIVLELLGACLFILQGSWFYQIGFVLYPLNGIEWDLEMHDNIMFVTMCFCWHLAVALLLVACTSSVVWFTVKRFSGRSQDIEIGMRNTSSKTSCQKALLEESDEE; from the exons ATGGCCAACTTTAAAGGACATGCCCTTCCTGGCACCTTTTTCCTGTTGTACGGCTTTTGGCTAACAGTGAAACACACCCTCCGGCACAACTGGAGGACGAGTAAACCCAACGGACGACAGACCGTGCCGCCTTTCTCAAAAAAAATGGACTACATCGAGGGAGGATTCACAATCCTTGCTTCCTTTGTGG GTATTATAGCTGAACAGTTTGTGGTGGACGGGCCACACGCCCGCCTGTACGACACAGAGCACAAGGCTTGGGTCAAGCTGATGAACTGGCAGCACGGCACAATGTACCTGTTCTTTGGGATTTCTGGAATGACATTGGTGACCAGTACAAAGTCCAAACTGGTGCCACCTGGTGTTGACCGCCTTGCGCTCGCCTTGGCTCTTTTCGTTGAAG GGTTTCTGTTCTATTACCACGTCCACAGTCGGCCCCCTCTGGATGCCCACATCCACTCCCTGCTGCTCGTGGCTGTGTTTGGTGGTTCGGCCAGTAACATGCTGGAGGTGTTCGTAAGAGACAACATCGTTTTGGAGCTGCTCGGGGCATGCCTGTTCATCCTGCAGGGCTCATGGTTCTACCAG ATTGGATTTGTACTATACCCATTGAATGGAATCGAGTGGGACCTGGAAATGCACGATAACATCATGTTCGTCACCATGTGCTTCTGCTGGCACTTGGCCGTCGCCCTGCTGTTGGTCGCCTGCACCTCCTCTGTGGTTTGGTT CACTGTGAAGCGATTCTCTGGAAGGTCACAGGACATAGAGATCGGAATGCGAAATACATCTTCCAAAACCAGCTGCCAGAAAGCTCTGCTTGAAGAGTCAGATGAAGAGTGA
- the gng8 gene encoding guanine nucleotide-binding protein G(I)/G(S)/G(O) subunit gamma-8 has product MSNNMAKIADARKTVEQLKLEVNIERMMVSKAAADLMAYCEAHAKEDPLVTPVPSSENPFREKKLFCVIL; this is encoded by the exons ATGTCCAACAACATGGCCAAGATTGCAGATGCTCGAAAGACAGTAGAACAGTTAAAACTGGAGGTCAACATCGAGAGGATGATG GTATCCAAAGCAGCAGCTGATCTGATGGCCTACTGTGAAGCTCATGCCAAAGAGGACCCCCTGGTGACACCAGTGCCTTCCTCTGAGAACCCATTTCGAGAGAAGAAACTATTCTGTGTAATATTATAA